Proteins from a genomic interval of Chitinophagales bacterium:
- a CDS encoding T9SS type A sorting domain-containing protein — MPIQVSRYLVGDILWTQYYGGNLSHFTLLNDVLELPDGGLAITGTIVHHNSEDIYLVRTDTNGLLTSINPLQNLQFNFNILTNPNQGVFQLSIAENTTEELTLTIFDTTGKTFSKQTIHPLSKNLDLSHLPKGIYFLQLNDGLQFGVKRLVID; from the coding sequence ATGCCCATACAAGTTTCAAGATACTTGGTAGGGGACATATTGTGGACACAATATTATGGCGGAAATCTCAGCCATTTCACCTTGCTCAATGATGTGCTGGAATTGCCCGATGGAGGTTTGGCCATCACAGGAACGATTGTTCACCACAATTCAGAAGATATTTATTTGGTAAGAACAGATACCAATGGTCTCCTCACTTCAATCAACCCTCTCCAAAACCTTCAATTTAACTTCAATATTTTAACCAATCCCAACCAAGGTGTTTTCCAATTGAGCATTGCAGAAAATACAACTGAAGAATTAACCCTCACTATCTTTGATACCACAGGCAAAACCTTTTCAAAACAGACCATTCACCCACTTTCCAAAAACTTGGACTTGTCGCATTTGCCGAAAGGAATCTACTTTTTGCAGCTAAATGATGGGCTGCAATTTGGAGTGAAGCGGTTGGTGATAGATTAA
- the trpS gene encoding tryptophan--tRNA ligase: protein MSTKTQTTENPPSKEGTETKKRILSCIQPTGDIHLGNYFGAVQNWIKLQENYQCFYGVVDYHAMTMPYKAKELHDRTINLCMDLIACGVNINNVFIQSLIPEHTELCWILSNFTSYGELSRMTQFKDKTQQLGDTDKEAFVSAGLFNYPVLQAADILIYKAQLVPVGKDQEQHLELSRNIAIRFNKRLKKRYFYPPEPLFTEVPKLLSLADPTKKMSKSLGEKHYIAMLEPEKSIRKKIRSAVTDTGDGMGEEMSAGVKNLFELMKASGATETYAHYLDLYNSGNRRYGDLKNAVADVVVQLTNDVKNRKAELEANRAEVVAQIFAASANIRKEAQKTLMEVRDIAGLQKLVY from the coding sequence ATGTCCACTAAAACGCAAACAACAGAAAATCCTCCTTCAAAGGAAGGTACAGAAACCAAAAAGCGAATATTGTCCTGCATCCAACCCACAGGCGATATTCATTTGGGGAACTATTTTGGAGCAGTTCAAAACTGGATCAAACTTCAAGAAAACTACCAATGTTTTTATGGAGTTGTTGATTATCATGCTATGACGATGCCCTACAAAGCTAAAGAGCTGCACGACCGTACCATCAATTTGTGTATGGATCTGATAGCGTGTGGGGTGAATATCAACAATGTATTCATTCAGTCGCTCATTCCTGAACACACCGAATTGTGCTGGATTTTGAGCAATTTCACCTCCTATGGTGAGTTGAGCCGAATGACACAGTTCAAAGACAAAACACAACAATTGGGCGATACAGACAAAGAAGCATTTGTTTCGGCAGGTTTGTTTAATTATCCAGTTTTGCAGGCGGCGGATATTCTCATTTACAAAGCACAATTGGTTCCTGTCGGTAAGGACCAAGAACAGCATTTGGAGTTGTCTAGAAACATTGCGATTCGCTTCAACAAACGCCTCAAAAAACGCTATTTCTATCCGCCAGAGCCTTTGTTTACCGAAGTACCCAAGCTGCTTTCTTTGGCAGACCCGACCAAAAAAATGAGCAAAAGTTTGGGTGAGAAACACTACATCGCCATGCTCGAACCCGAAAAGTCTATCCGCAAAAAGATTCGCTCGGCGGTGACAGATACAGGTGACGGAATGGGAGAAGAAATGAGCGCAGGAGTGAAAAACCTTTTTGAACTGATGAAGGCTTCGGGTGCAACTGAAACGTACGCCCACTACCTTGACCTCTACAACAGCGGCAATCGGCGATATGGTGATCTCAAAAATGCAGTGGCGGATGTAGTTGTTCAACTTACCAACGATGTCAAAAACCGCAAAGCAGAATTGGAGGCCAATCGAGCGGAAGTTGTAGCGCAAATTTTTGCAGCTTCTGCTAACATTCGAAAGGAAGCACAAAAAACCTTGATGGAGGTGAGAGATATTGCAGGTTTGCAGAAATTGGTTTATTAG
- a CDS encoding anthranilate synthase component I family protein: MSTKKIFKAKTTHIQMLADTVTPVSIYLRLRDRYANSLLLESTDYHAKENSFSYICCQPIARFEVGEGQVTQAFPDGSSQTVAAERETLVGLLDGFVNSFEHVENQYDFITNGIFGYCSYDAVRYFEDIEIGSFKGDSRSIPDVLYQVYQVVIAINHFKNELYIFEHQYDKNVPSQLKEVQSIIKNQNIPYFGFNTHAEEGVNLTDAEFLDIIQKGKDHCQRGDVFQIVLSRRFSQGFRGDEFNVYRALRSINPSPYLFYFDYGSFKIFGSSPEAQLVIHNDTAEIHPIAGTFKRTGDDAADAEAALRLLEDPKENSEHVMLVDLARNDLSRNGDEVTVETYKEVQYFSHVIHLVSKVTAKIHPGTTSLQLVADTFPAGTLSGAPKHKAMELIDRYEGNNRGYYGGCIGFMGFNGSFNQAIMIRSFLSKNNHLYYQAGAGIVTKSVPQKELEEVNNKLGALRKAIVMAEGI; encoded by the coding sequence ATGTCAACCAAAAAAATCTTCAAAGCCAAAACTACCCATATTCAAATGTTGGCAGATACGGTAACACCTGTGAGTATTTACCTCAGATTGCGGGATCGTTATGCCAATAGTTTGTTGTTGGAAAGTACGGATTATCATGCCAAAGAAAACAGTTTTTCGTACATCTGCTGTCAGCCCATCGCACGATTTGAAGTGGGAGAAGGGCAGGTGACACAGGCATTTCCCGATGGGAGCAGTCAAACCGTTGCAGCCGAGCGTGAAACTTTGGTGGGTTTGTTAGATGGTTTTGTGAACAGTTTTGAACATGTTGAAAATCAGTATGATTTTATTACCAACGGCATTTTTGGGTATTGCAGCTACGATGCGGTGCGTTATTTTGAAGACATCGAAATTGGGAGTTTTAAAGGTGATAGCCGAAGCATACCTGATGTATTGTACCAAGTTTATCAAGTAGTCATTGCCATCAATCACTTCAAAAACGAACTGTATATTTTTGAGCATCAATACGATAAAAACGTACCTTCTCAATTGAAGGAAGTACAGTCTATCATCAAAAACCAAAACATTCCCTACTTTGGCTTCAATACACATGCTGAGGAGGGGGTGAATTTGACGGATGCCGAATTTTTGGATATCATACAAAAAGGCAAAGATCATTGCCAAAGAGGTGATGTTTTTCAAATCGTTTTGTCTCGCCGATTTTCTCAGGGATTTAGGGGGGATGAATTCAATGTGTATAGAGCCTTGCGGTCTATCAATCCTTCCCCTTACCTGTTTTACTTCGACTATGGTAGCTTCAAAATTTTTGGTTCATCACCCGAAGCGCAATTGGTGATTCACAACGATACTGCCGAAATTCACCCAATTGCAGGTACGTTCAAACGCACAGGTGACGATGCAGCAGATGCAGAGGCGGCTTTGCGCTTATTAGAAGACCCAAAGGAAAATTCGGAACACGTCATGTTGGTGGATTTGGCGAGAAACGATTTGAGTAGAAATGGGGATGAGGTGACGGTAGAAACCTACAAGGAAGTACAGTATTTTTCGCACGTTATTCACTTGGTTTCCAAAGTCACTGCCAAAATTCATCCTGGTACGACTTCCCTTCAATTGGTGGCAGACACATTTCCCGCAGGTACGCTTTCGGGTGCGCCCAAACACAAGGCAATGGAATTGATCGACCGATATGAGGGTAACAATCGAGGTTATTATGGAGGCTGCATCGGTTTTATGGGCTTCAATGGTAGCTTCAATCAAGCCATTATGATTCGCTCTTTTTTGAGCAAAAACAATCATTTGTATTATCAAGCTGGGGCAGGGATTGTCACGAAATCTGTGCCGCAAAAGGAATTGGAGGAGGTGAACAACAAATTGGGAGCTTTGCGGAAGGCAATTGTGATGGCGGAGGGGATTTGA
- a CDS encoding DinB family protein, translating into MKQYRDNGAIGALLDEYEKTIIDLQKVIRPISNEYLVEIVDPNTDDPDCKSIHTILTHVVRSGYGYAVTIRRFLGEKISIELPKVDSIEGFEIALNDMFRYNEKLFEDYPNISLYEHDNDKKILVSWGQRFDVEQLFEHAIVHVLRHRRQIERFLIKLSN; encoded by the coding sequence ATGAAACAATATAGAGACAATGGAGCGATAGGGGCTTTGTTGGATGAATACGAAAAGACTATTATTGACCTTCAAAAGGTGATTCGCCCCATTTCTAACGAATATTTGGTGGAGATTGTCGACCCTAACACAGATGATCCTGACTGCAAATCTATCCACACAATTTTGACGCATGTGGTGCGATCGGGTTATGGTTATGCTGTGACTATCAGGAGGTTTCTTGGAGAAAAAATTTCCATTGAATTACCTAAAGTTGATTCTATTGAAGGTTTTGAAATTGCACTGAACGATATGTTTCGGTACAACGAAAAACTATTTGAAGATTACCCCAATATCTCACTCTATGAACACGACAACGACAAAAAGATTTTGGTAAGTTGGGGACAACGTTTTGATGTCGAACAATTGTTTGAACACGCTATTGTTCATGTATTGAGACATAGAAGACAGATCGAAAGGTTTTTAATAAAACTATCCAATTAA
- a CDS encoding response regulator transcription factor → MVNNTIKISIVEHTNNWMNSLTKAVYNTSDLQLVSTYTNAENALQKLWKDSPDVVVMGIELPQMNGIDCMVQLRQKAPHIPFLMFTNHENSKFVFASLKGGALGYILKNEGTEGVIEGVRELIAGGSPMSRNIARKITRSFQPADSLMEKISNRERQILHLLSQGLLYKEIANQLKPQISEGTVKQHIHRIYRKLKVNNRTEAINKYWKYV, encoded by the coding sequence ATGGTAAACAACACTATAAAAATCAGCATTGTAGAACACACAAATAACTGGATGAACAGCTTGACCAAAGCCGTTTACAACACAAGTGACCTTCAATTGGTGAGCACCTATACGAATGCAGAAAATGCTCTGCAAAAACTATGGAAGGATTCACCTGATGTAGTTGTGATGGGAATTGAATTGCCGCAGATGAATGGCATTGATTGCATGGTACAGCTACGCCAAAAAGCACCTCACATCCCTTTTTTAATGTTCACGAATCACGAAAATTCAAAATTTGTATTTGCATCCTTAAAAGGAGGCGCATTGGGTTATATCCTCAAAAATGAAGGTACAGAAGGGGTCATTGAAGGAGTCCGAGAGCTGATAGCAGGTGGTTCTCCAATGAGTCGCAACATTGCCCGAAAAATAACGAGAAGCTTTCAACCTGCAGATAGCTTGATGGAAAAAATCTCTAACAGGGAACGGCAAATATTGCATCTTTTGTCACAAGGGCTTTTATACAAAGAAATTGCGAATCAATTGAAGCCTCAAATTAGCGAGGGAACGGTCAAACAACACATTCACCGCATTTACAGGAAGTTGAAGGTCAATAACCGCACTGAAGCCATCAATAAGTACTGGAAGTATGTATAG
- a CDS encoding S8 family serine peptidase, with protein sequence MKKKYLRSKTPLKSKALKSRPFSGCIILRFAYEYAYFEGNNLLDFAQKYQLKGLYDLLTGEYKPKSIQRQVSSISMDKLKQLEDRAKEVKLPPFIVQRSGLKPLRSLSNYWRLDYKNTKQDLTKIAGLFGELQEVDLAYKELLAYDAEVYYRNDPHYAKQLYWDAAPKGIDAKWVWEIEKIEGQGVGLIDLEQGWKLPHQDLSAAHPSLIVHTNADGINGYQGAHGTNTLGVVAAADNAMGIVGIAPSLQYVKLASHYHSGEPGYVADAIGKVLEELHDGKIRKGDVLLLEVQRGDYPVEVDDSDFCAIQLACDLGIVVVEAAGNGGYDLDEWHDSSGCHRLNQAHRFHFEDSGAIIVGAARAEPPAYDEHDRKGSSNFGNRVDCYAWGENVATTGGDGRLSGRDSFTAADDFTTAFGGTSAASAIIAGAAILLQCYYKRKRRRTLSSYEVRFLLSNPSTGTPQGNGMTGHIGVMPDLRKILENPYVL encoded by the coding sequence ATGAAAAAAAAATATCTTCGCTCCAAGACTCCTCTAAAATCAAAAGCACTAAAAAGCAGACCTTTTAGCGGTTGCATTATCCTAAGATTTGCTTACGAATATGCGTATTTTGAAGGAAACAATTTACTTGATTTTGCCCAAAAATACCAACTAAAGGGATTGTATGATTTATTGACAGGAGAATACAAGCCCAAATCTATACAAAGACAGGTAAGTAGCATCTCAATGGATAAGCTAAAACAGCTGGAGGATAGAGCCAAAGAAGTAAAACTTCCGCCCTTCATCGTCCAAAGGTCGGGACTAAAACCTCTGAGAAGTTTGTCTAATTATTGGCGATTGGACTACAAAAACACCAAACAGGATTTGACCAAAATAGCGGGATTGTTTGGCGAACTTCAAGAGGTGGATTTAGCCTACAAAGAACTCTTGGCGTATGATGCAGAGGTATATTACCGCAATGATCCCCATTATGCCAAACAATTGTATTGGGATGCTGCGCCAAAAGGAATTGACGCTAAATGGGTATGGGAAATAGAAAAAATTGAAGGTCAGGGAGTTGGGCTTATAGATTTAGAGCAGGGTTGGAAACTTCCCCACCAAGATTTATCTGCAGCCCATCCCAGTCTTATCGTTCATACAAATGCAGATGGCATCAATGGGTATCAAGGCGCACATGGTACAAACACATTGGGAGTTGTAGCAGCAGCCGATAATGCGATGGGAATAGTCGGGATAGCTCCTTCTCTTCAATATGTCAAGCTGGCTTCTCACTATCATTCGGGAGAACCTGGATATGTAGCAGATGCGATTGGCAAGGTACTGGAAGAACTGCATGATGGAAAAATAAGGAAAGGAGATGTGCTGTTATTAGAAGTACAACGAGGTGACTATCCCGTAGAAGTAGATGATTCCGATTTTTGCGCCATTCAACTTGCCTGCGATTTGGGAATAGTGGTGGTAGAAGCAGCAGGAAACGGAGGGTATGACCTAGATGAATGGCACGATTCATCGGGCTGCCATAGACTCAATCAAGCACACCGCTTTCATTTTGAAGACTCAGGAGCCATCATAGTAGGTGCAGCGAGAGCAGAGCCTCCTGCTTATGACGAGCATGACAGGAAAGGCTCTAGCAATTTTGGCAATCGAGTGGACTGCTATGCTTGGGGAGAGAATGTGGCTACTACAGGCGGAGACGGAAGGCTTTCTGGACGAGACTCCTTTACCGCAGCCGATGATTTCACCACAGCTTTTGGGGGAACAAGTGCTGCCTCTGCCATCATTGCAGGAGCTGCCATTCTTCTGCAATGCTATTATAAGCGCAAAAGACGGCGCACGCTTTCTTCATACGAAGTACGCTTTTTACTAAGCAATCCTTCAACAGGTACTCCACAAGGGAATGGCATGACAGGGCATATCGGTGTGATGCCAGACTTACGGAAAATACTTGAAAACCCGTATGTATTGTAG
- a CDS encoding bifunctional GNAT family N-acetyltransferase/carbon-nitrogen hydrolase family protein yields MEDIENIELTFLSLNDYQELKEAMIESYTTMPNSYWEQHQIKSLISRFPEGQVVIKINHQIAGCALSIIVDYSKFDDYHTYQEITGNDTFNTHAANGDILYGIDIFVKPEFRGLRLGRRLYDYRKELCERLNLKGVAFGGRIPNYHKYAHELSPKQYIEKVKRKEIHDPVLNFQISNDFHPAKIIKNYLEGDASSKDYAVLLEWKNIYYEKQVKKAAITKTVVRLGLIQWQMRPYKNLEDLLQQAEFFIDAVSGYRSDFALFPEFFNAPLMAENNHLSESDAIRELARHTESIVQQFSKFAISYNINIITGSMPEISNDRLYNVGYLCKRDGSVERYEKLHVTPDESKVWGMEGGTKLHTFDTDCGKIGILICYDVEFPELSRLLADEGMDILFVPFLTDTQNGYSRVRNCAQARAIENECYVAIAGSVGNLPKVHNMDIQFAQSMVFTPCDFAFPANGIKAEATTNTEMILIADVDIDLLRELNQFGSVRNLKDRRKDIFELKKR; encoded by the coding sequence ATGGAAGATATAGAAAATATTGAGTTAACTTTTTTGAGTTTAAATGATTATCAAGAGCTGAAAGAAGCCATGATTGAATCTTATACGACTATGCCAAATTCCTATTGGGAACAGCATCAGATCAAATCATTGATCAGTCGTTTTCCTGAAGGACAAGTAGTGATTAAAATCAACCATCAAATTGCAGGATGTGCTTTGTCGATTATCGTGGATTACAGCAAATTTGATGACTACCACACTTATCAAGAAATAACGGGCAATGATACATTCAATACCCATGCGGCAAATGGTGATATACTGTATGGGATTGATATTTTTGTGAAACCAGAATTTCGAGGTTTGCGGCTGGGACGAAGGTTGTACGATTACCGAAAAGAACTATGCGAACGCCTCAATCTTAAAGGAGTAGCATTTGGAGGAAGGATACCGAATTACCACAAATATGCCCATGAACTTTCGCCTAAGCAGTATATTGAAAAAGTAAAAAGAAAGGAAATTCACGACCCTGTTTTGAATTTTCAAATATCCAATGATTTTCATCCTGCAAAAATTATCAAAAACTACCTCGAAGGAGATGCTTCTTCAAAGGACTACGCCGTATTACTAGAGTGGAAAAATATTTACTATGAAAAGCAGGTCAAAAAAGCCGCTATCACCAAAACCGTTGTGCGTTTGGGATTGATTCAATGGCAAATGCGTCCTTACAAAAACTTAGAGGATTTGCTGCAACAGGCCGAATTTTTTATTGATGCAGTGTCTGGCTATCGGTCTGATTTTGCCTTATTTCCAGAGTTTTTCAATGCTCCATTGATGGCAGAAAACAACCATTTGAGTGAGTCTGATGCCATTCGAGAACTTGCTCGTCACACTGAAAGTATTGTGCAGCAATTTTCAAAATTTGCCATCTCTTATAACATCAACATCATTACGGGAAGTATGCCTGAGATATCGAATGACCGCCTCTACAATGTCGGCTATTTGTGTAAAAGAGATGGCAGTGTAGAACGCTATGAAAAACTACACGTTACGCCCGATGAATCCAAAGTCTGGGGCATGGAAGGGGGTACAAAACTGCATACGTTTGATACCGACTGTGGAAAGATTGGCATTTTGATTTGTTATGATGTGGAGTTTCCCGAATTGAGTAGATTGCTTGCCGATGAGGGAATGGATATTTTGTTTGTGCCGTTTTTGACCGACACCCAAAATGGCTATTCTCGGGTTCGCAACTGCGCTCAAGCCAGAGCTATTGAAAATGAGTGTTATGTGGCCATTGCAGGAAGTGTGGGCAACTTGCCAAAGGTACACAATATGGATATTCAATTTGCTCAATCTATGGTGTTTACTCCTTGCGATTTTGCTTTTCCCGCCAATGGCATTAAAGCGGAAGCGACAACGAATACCGAAATGATTTTGATAGCAGATGTGGACATTGATTTGTTGAGGGAACTCAATCAGTTTGGCAGTGTTCGGAATTTGAAGGATAGACGCAAGGATATTTTTGAGTTGAAGAAGAGGTAA
- a CDS encoding aminodeoxychorismate/anthranilate synthase component II, which translates to MKILVLDNYDSFVYNLVHIIRALGYGGDMDIVRNDKIELEEVVQYDKILLSPGPGIPEEAGIMMDLIRKYAPTKSIMGVCLGHQAIGEVFGAKLVNMDEVLHGIATPNIVKDEDELLFEGVPNRFTVARYHSWMIDAETVTEELKVTAVDDENRVMGIRHREYDVRGVQFHPESVLTEHGVKIVENWLGAK; encoded by the coding sequence ATGAAAATCTTGGTATTGGACAATTACGATTCTTTTGTTTACAATCTCGTTCACATCATTCGAGCTTTGGGATATGGTGGTGATATGGACATCGTCCGCAATGACAAAATCGAATTGGAGGAAGTAGTCCAATACGATAAAATTTTGTTGTCGCCTGGTCCTGGTATTCCCGAAGAAGCGGGAATTATGATGGATTTGATTCGGAAATATGCACCGACCAAAAGTATTATGGGTGTATGTTTGGGGCATCAGGCGATTGGCGAAGTGTTTGGGGCAAAGTTGGTGAACATGGATGAAGTTTTGCATGGTATTGCGACTCCGAATATTGTGAAGGATGAAGATGAATTACTTTTTGAAGGTGTTCCGAATCGGTTTACAGTTGCCCGCTATCATTCGTGGATGATTGATGCCGAAACGGTGACGGAGGAATTGAAGGTGACAGCGGTGGATGATGAAAATCGGGTAATGGGTATTCGGCATCGGGAGTATGATGTGAGGGGGGTACAGTTTCACCCCGAATCGGTTTTGACGGAACATGGGGTGAAGATTGTGGAGAATTGGCTGGGGGCAAAATAG
- a CDS encoding 3-oxoacyl-[acyl-carrier-protein] synthase III C-terminal domain-containing protein yields MGKYLPTHRVSATELEEAHQIPKGWICKHSGVEYRHYATFETGAYMGVQALQEALMKANLVFEDLDLIVSAGASFDYPIPHRACWIPKEMEKLEAGIPCFDIDSTCLSFITALDVVSCLLDGQRYRRVAIVSSEIASKSLNYKDWESSTLLGDGAAAAIVGLSLEGESSAILNANMQTFAKGVENTIVWAGGNVAHGRNKTIADEQFTFQMKGRELLRLVMQITPPFVKNLFEPLDFEVKNLDLCIPHQASKAGLKMGRRLLQLKDSQFFSHLETHGNCIAASIPMALYDAIESKRIVRGDKLLLVGTGAGLSIGGLVLVY; encoded by the coding sequence ATGGGTAAATATTTGCCCACGCATCGAGTTTCTGCTACAGAACTGGAGGAGGCACATCAAATTCCAAAAGGCTGGATTTGTAAACATTCGGGCGTTGAATATCGGCATTATGCTACTTTTGAAACAGGGGCTTATATGGGCGTACAGGCATTGCAGGAAGCATTGATGAAAGCGAATTTGGTGTTTGAAGACTTGGATTTGATTGTCAGTGCAGGAGCATCTTTTGATTATCCGATTCCGCATCGAGCTTGTTGGATTCCAAAGGAAATGGAGAAATTGGAGGCGGGTATTCCTTGTTTTGATATTGATTCGACTTGCTTGAGTTTTATCACAGCTTTGGATGTGGTGAGTTGTTTGTTAGATGGTCAGCGTTACCGACGAGTTGCGATTGTGAGCAGTGAAATTGCATCCAAGTCATTGAATTACAAAGACTGGGAAAGTTCCACTTTGCTCGGAGATGGCGCAGCGGCTGCCATTGTAGGTTTGTCACTTGAAGGAGAGTCTTCTGCAATTTTGAACGCCAATATGCAGACCTTTGCGAAAGGGGTGGAAAATACTATCGTCTGGGCGGGCGGCAATGTGGCACATGGGCGCAACAAAACCATTGCAGACGAGCAGTTTACTTTCCAAATGAAAGGGCGTGAATTGCTGCGATTGGTGATGCAAATCACTCCACCTTTTGTGAAAAACTTATTTGAACCGCTTGATTTTGAAGTAAAAAACCTTGACCTATGTATTCCACATCAAGCAAGCAAAGCTGGTCTAAAAATGGGACGTAGGTTGCTGCAATTGAAGGATAGTCAGTTTTTTTCACACCTCGAAACGCATGGCAACTGCATTGCAGCAAGTATTCCGATGGCATTGTACGATGCCATTGAATCCAAGCGAATTGTGAGGGGAGACAAGCTATTGTTGGTTGGAACGGGAGCGGGACTTTCTATTGGAGGTTTGGTGTTGGTATATTGA
- a CDS encoding 1-acyl-sn-glycerol-3-phosphate acyltransferase, whose protein sequence is MFNWFFRLVFRLFGWKVDPNLPEGAHNSVMLAAPHTSNWDFPFTIAAFDILNVAVRFTVKKELNFFPLGWILNSLGAIWVDRSPKKEGEKRRSMVDVMTELFEDRDKLVVLVTPEGTRSKQTMWKTGFYHVAMNANVPIALGYIDFKTKIAGVGKVIYPSGNMEKDMREIMEFYNTINPKIPANFSVDVRYFGEGERVAAQ, encoded by the coding sequence ATGTTCAACTGGTTTTTTCGCCTCGTATTCAGACTTTTTGGTTGGAAAGTAGACCCCAACTTACCCGAAGGTGCACACAATTCGGTGATGCTTGCTGCTCCACACACCAGCAATTGGGACTTTCCGTTTACCATTGCAGCTTTCGACATCTTGAATGTGGCAGTGCGATTTACGGTCAAAAAAGAATTGAATTTCTTCCCTCTTGGATGGATACTCAATTCACTGGGAGCAATATGGGTCGATCGAAGTCCGAAGAAAGAAGGGGAAAAACGCCGCAGTATGGTAGATGTCATGACAGAACTTTTTGAAGACAGGGATAAGTTGGTTGTTTTAGTGACTCCCGAAGGCACTCGAAGCAAACAAACTATGTGGAAAACAGGGTTTTACCATGTAGCCATGAACGCCAACGTGCCAATTGCGCTCGGATATATCGATTTCAAAACAAAGATTGCAGGAGTTGGAAAGGTCATTTATCCGAGTGGCAATATGGAAAAAGACATGCGTGAAATCATGGAGTTTTACAACACCATTAACCCAAAAATCCCTGCAAATTTCAGTGTAGATGTTCGGTATTTTGGAGAAGGAGAAAGAGTTGCTGCTCAATAA